The following proteins are encoded in a genomic region of Actinomycetota bacterium:
- a CDS encoding MBL fold metallo-hydrolase, whose protein sequence is MRLLLCGVRGSTPATGAEFDRYGGNTSCVAFAHGDADPTLVVDGGTGLRRLSKILDRRAFRGTILLGHLHWDHTHGLPFFASGDQDGARVDVLIPEQGDASEVMARALGPPHFPVRLEDLRGDWSVAGLEPGKHDIEGFRVLARDIPHKMTRTYGFRISDNATSVAYMSDHWPARAPGEVAEFHETARELADGVDLLIHDAQYTQEEFNARAHLGHATIEYAVGLAEACGARELLLFHHDPERTDDEIDALVQKYSTGALPVRAAAEGHVIDL, encoded by the coding sequence GTGAGACTGCTGCTGTGCGGTGTTCGCGGCTCGACTCCTGCGACGGGAGCCGAGTTTGATCGCTACGGCGGCAACACCTCGTGCGTAGCGTTCGCCCACGGTGACGCAGACCCCACATTGGTGGTCGACGGCGGCACCGGCCTGCGGCGCCTGAGCAAGATCCTGGACCGTCGCGCGTTCCGCGGAACGATCTTGCTCGGACACCTGCACTGGGACCACACCCACGGCCTGCCGTTCTTCGCCTCGGGCGATCAAGACGGCGCGCGCGTTGACGTCTTGATCCCCGAGCAAGGCGACGCGTCGGAGGTAATGGCGCGCGCGCTCGGGCCACCGCACTTCCCCGTTCGCTTGGAGGATCTGCGCGGTGACTGGTCGGTTGCGGGCTTGGAGCCGGGGAAGCACGACATCGAAGGCTTCCGGGTGCTCGCCCGCGACATCCCGCACAAGATGACGCGGACCTACGGGTTCCGCATCTCCGACAACGCGACATCCGTTGCGTACATGTCCGATCACTGGCCGGCGCGCGCGCCGGGCGAAGTCGCGGAGTTCCACGAGACGGCGCGTGAACTTGCCGACGGAGTAGACCTGCTCATCCACGACGCGCAGTACACCCAGGAGGAGTTCAACGCGCGCGCGCATCTGGGGCACGCCACGATCGAGTACGCGGTCGGACTGGCGGAGGCGTGCGGCGCGCGCGAACTGCTGCTGTTCCACCACGACCCCGAACGCACCGACGACGAGATCGACGCCCTCGTTCAAAAGTACTCCACCGGCGCCCTGCCGGTGCGCGCGGCAGCCGAGGGTCACGTCATCGATTTGTAG
- a CDS encoding sulfite oxidase-like oxidoreductase: MADRLPPGQRLARGWPLLHEGPVPRFDPATWRFRAFGDVAETAEWTWDEFRALPATGLTADFHCVTGWSKLDNAWEGVLFREIARRARVRPSATHALVHAPHGYSANLPLDALMDDDVLFAWAHDGEPLEFEHGGPMRLVVPKRYAWKSVKWASAVEFLDHDTRGFWEIRGYHSDAHPFSEERYARQE, translated from the coding sequence GTGGCCGATCGACTTCCCCCCGGACAGCGCCTCGCGCGAGGCTGGCCACTGCTCCACGAGGGACCGGTTCCCCGCTTCGATCCCGCGACGTGGCGGTTCCGCGCCTTCGGCGACGTTGCGGAAACCGCCGAGTGGACCTGGGATGAGTTTCGCGCGCTTCCGGCCACCGGGCTCACCGCCGACTTCCACTGCGTCACCGGTTGGTCCAAGCTCGACAACGCGTGGGAGGGAGTGCTTTTTCGCGAGATTGCCCGGCGCGCGCGCGTCCGTCCGTCGGCGACACACGCCTTGGTGCACGCTCCGCACGGGTACTCGGCGAATCTCCCGCTCGACGCACTGATGGACGACGACGTGCTGTTCGCATGGGCGCACGACGGAGAGCCGCTGGAGTTCGAACACGGCGGACCAATGCGCTTGGTCGTCCCCAAACGCTACGCGTGGAAGAGCGTGAAGTGGGCGAGCGCGGTGGAGTTCCTGGACCACGACACGCGCGGTTTTTGGGAGATCCGCGGTTACCACAGCGACGCCCACCCCTTCTCCGAAGAGCGCTACGCGCGGCAAGAGTGA
- a CDS encoding CocE/NonD family hydrolase: MIRRCVVAVALVGLIAAPGVGRAQTWSPRDADFPQVAIERDVRVTMSDGVRLAVDVLRPAGDDGTAAPGRFPVLVTQTPYNKAAPQLNFRSDYLITRGYVQVIADVRGTGASEGMWDSFGTREQIDGKEIVEWAASREWSDGNVGLHGTSYGAINQILTAAQHPEGLRAIFPVVPAGDVYRDIVGSGGETNTSFIPMWLGLVTALGLLPPTYTGNDPVGAVNAVVSHAAGAVGFQTTMLANATSGGDNSYDGPFYRERSPLEVIDRVDVPTFVVGGWFDLFQRGEPMLYERLAANGIPTRLLMGPWYHVTAGMGEGLPADGVPVLPELELRWFDHYVRGVADDDLDVDVAPVTYYRLGSGHWTTTESWPPPGVVYDERFLSGPGMAPVSTGTLAESAPAAQDPDTLVWQPASGTCTRSIAQWTAAGVNQGCEADQRTNDAVNSLVYDMPVATDTVLAGPVAARLFASTNGRDAFITARLADVSPDGAVTQISAGWNLLSLRALDESKTTVRNGLTVRPYHPFTRASVLPVEDGVLNELWVEIFPTGALIKAGHKLRFSVQASDTPHLSPSVPTEANLAGSVLQLHHSAEYPSAVVLPFQTSGP; this comes from the coding sequence ATGATTCGTCGGTGTGTCGTTGCTGTTGCCTTGGTGGGGTTGATCGCGGCGCCGGGTGTTGGGCGCGCGCAAACGTGGAGCCCGCGCGACGCGGATTTCCCCCAGGTTGCGATTGAGCGTGACGTTCGGGTGACGATGTCCGACGGTGTGCGTTTGGCCGTGGACGTGTTGCGTCCGGCCGGCGACGACGGGACGGCGGCGCCGGGGCGGTTCCCCGTGCTCGTCACGCAGACTCCATACAACAAGGCTGCTCCGCAGTTGAACTTCCGCAGCGACTACTTGATCACGCGCGGTTACGTCCAAGTGATTGCCGACGTCCGCGGCACCGGCGCGTCTGAGGGAATGTGGGATTCGTTCGGAACGCGCGAGCAAATCGACGGTAAGGAGATCGTCGAGTGGGCGGCCTCGCGCGAATGGTCCGACGGTAACGTCGGGCTGCACGGGACGTCCTACGGCGCGATCAACCAGATCCTCACCGCCGCGCAGCATCCTGAGGGCCTGCGTGCGATCTTCCCGGTTGTTCCCGCGGGAGACGTCTACCGGGACATCGTCGGTTCGGGCGGAGAGACAAACACGAGTTTCATCCCGATGTGGCTCGGCCTCGTGACCGCTCTCGGTCTGTTGCCGCCTACCTACACCGGGAATGACCCCGTCGGCGCGGTGAACGCGGTGGTTTCGCACGCGGCCGGCGCTGTTGGGTTCCAGACGACCATGCTTGCGAACGCAACGTCGGGGGGCGACAACTCCTACGACGGTCCGTTCTACCGCGAACGCTCGCCGCTGGAGGTAATCGATCGAGTGGACGTCCCGACGTTCGTCGTCGGAGGCTGGTTCGACCTGTTCCAGCGCGGAGAACCAATGCTCTATGAACGTCTGGCGGCTAACGGAATCCCGACCCGGTTGCTGATGGGCCCCTGGTATCACGTCACCGCAGGCATGGGTGAAGGGCTGCCGGCCGACGGGGTGCCGGTTCTGCCGGAGTTGGAGCTTCGCTGGTTCGACCACTACGTCCGCGGGGTTGCAGACGATGACCTGGACGTCGACGTGGCTCCTGTGACGTACTACCGTCTCGGCTCGGGGCACTGGACAACAACGGAATCGTGGCCACCGCCCGGCGTCGTCTACGACGAGCGTTTCTTGTCCGGACCGGGTATGGCTCCCGTTTCGACCGGCACGCTCGCGGAGTCCGCGCCTGCGGCGCAGGATCCCGACACGCTGGTGTGGCAACCCGCTTCGGGGACCTGCACGCGGTCCATCGCACAGTGGACGGCAGCCGGCGTGAACCAAGGATGCGAAGCAGACCAGCGCACGAACGACGCGGTGAACTCGCTCGTATACGACATGCCGGTGGCGACCGATACCGTGCTTGCCGGACCGGTGGCCGCGCGCCTGTTTGCTTCGACCAACGGCCGGGACGCTTTCATCACCGCGCGCCTCGCCGACGTGAGCCCCGATGGGGCGGTCACGCAGATCAGCGCGGGGTGGAACCTGCTTTCGTTGCGCGCGCTTGACGAGTCCAAGACGACGGTTCGGAACGGGCTGACGGTGCGTCCGTATCACCCGTTCACGCGCGCCTCGGTACTGCCGGTCGAAGACGGCGTCCTGAACGAGTTGTGGGTTGAGATCTTCCCCACCGGCGCGCTCATCAAGGCCGGGCACAAACTGCGCTTCTCTGTTCAGGCGTCCGACACCCCGCACTTGAGTCCCTCGGTGCCGACCGAGGCGAACTTGGCAGGCAGCGTGTTGCAGTTACACCACAGCGCGGAGTATCCCTCGGCAGTCGTGCTTCCATTCCAGACTTCGGGTCCGTAG
- a CDS encoding GNAT family N-acetyltransferase, whose amino-acid sequence MPKLVVKPVVAELWVDLERLFGPSGACSGCWCMWWRITAAEFSRDAGAANRAAFRDIVRSGAVPGLLAYSGDTPVGWVCVAPRTEFPRIERSPKLRPVDDTPVWSIVCFFVDRAHRGENVAARLLREAVRWAASNGARVVEGYPVDPGKSAASSFTGVTPMFEAAGFREVERRGGRPIMRKKVSARR is encoded by the coding sequence ATGCCGAAACTGGTTGTGAAGCCTGTCGTCGCCGAGCTGTGGGTCGACTTGGAGCGGCTGTTCGGTCCGAGCGGCGCGTGCTCGGGATGCTGGTGCATGTGGTGGCGCATCACCGCGGCGGAGTTCTCGCGCGACGCCGGCGCTGCAAACCGTGCCGCGTTCCGAGACATCGTGCGCTCGGGTGCCGTGCCCGGCTTGCTCGCCTATTCCGGCGACACGCCGGTGGGGTGGGTGTGCGTTGCTCCGCGCACCGAGTTCCCACGTATTGAGCGCTCACCGAAACTGCGTCCGGTGGACGACACGCCGGTGTGGTCGATCGTGTGCTTCTTTGTGGATCGCGCGCACCGCGGCGAGAACGTCGCCGCGCGCCTGTTGCGCGAGGCGGTGCGCTGGGCTGCGTCCAACGGCGCGCGCGTCGTCGAGGGGTACCCCGTTGATCCGGGCAAGTCCGCGGCGTCGTCGTTCACCGGCGTCACGCCGATGTTCGAAGCGGCCGGGTTCCGTGAAGTCGAACGGCGCGGGGGCCGTCCGATCATGCGCAAGAAAGTAAGCGCGCGCCGCTAG
- a CDS encoding molybdenum cofactor biosynthesis protein MoaE produces MIIVTGLFETPLDVAGLVAGIRRPECGGLVAFEGTTRSPNHGRVVVRLEYEAYTERAEKQLRAIAEEAAERWELGGVLAVHRTGTCEVGEPSVVVAAAAPHRPEAFEAARWLIDTIKAEVAVWKKEIFEDGEAWVGTDC; encoded by the coding sequence GTGATCATCGTGACCGGACTGTTCGAAACTCCGCTCGACGTGGCGGGACTCGTCGCCGGTATTCGGCGCCCCGAGTGCGGAGGCCTGGTCGCCTTCGAAGGCACCACGCGCTCCCCCAACCACGGCCGCGTCGTGGTTCGCCTCGAATACGAGGCTTACACCGAGCGCGCCGAAAAGCAGCTGCGTGCGATTGCGGAAGAAGCGGCCGAGCGATGGGAACTCGGCGGCGTGCTCGCGGTACACCGCACAGGTACCTGCGAAGTCGGAGAGCCGAGCGTGGTCGTCGCCGCCGCGGCGCCGCATCGTCCCGAGGCCTTCGAAGCCGCGCGATGGCTGATCGACACCATCAAAGCCGAAGTCGCCGTCTGGAAGAAAGAGATCTTCGAAGACGGCGAAGCCTGGGTCGGAACCGACTGCTAG
- a CDS encoding MogA/MoaB family molybdenum cofactor biosynthesis protein — MRVAVLTVSDRASAGTYEDLAGPEVERVARAAGAEITARALVPDERNEIARQLRDWADNGIADVILTTGGTGLAPRDVTPEATRDVIEREAPGIVELMRARGLEITPFAALARQVAGTRGRALIVNLPGSPKAAAESLEAVIAILPHAVELMTK, encoded by the coding sequence GTGAGAGTCGCGGTTCTCACGGTCAGCGACCGCGCGTCGGCCGGAACCTACGAAGATCTCGCCGGCCCCGAGGTCGAACGAGTCGCGCGCGCGGCAGGTGCCGAGATCACCGCGCGCGCACTGGTCCCCGACGAGCGCAACGAGATCGCAAGGCAGTTGCGAGACTGGGCCGACAACGGGATCGCCGATGTGATCCTGACGACAGGCGGCACCGGACTCGCTCCCCGCGACGTCACGCCCGAAGCGACCCGCGACGTGATCGAACGCGAAGCCCCCGGGATCGTCGAGTTGATGCGCGCGCGCGGTCTGGAGATCACACCCTTTGCCGCGCTCGCGCGCCAGGTGGCGGGGACACGCGGGCGCGCGCTCATCGTGAATCTGCCGGGTTCGCCCAAAGCCGCCGCCGAATCACTCGAAGCAGTGATCGCGATCCTGCCTCACGCCGTGGAGTTGATGACCAAGTGA
- the moaC gene encoding cyclic pyranopterin monophosphate synthase MoaC: MATLLFFAALRDAAGARSTTVDASTVGEALKIASERYGDRFTKILEICTVVHGDQTVPRDRAWSLPLAENDEIALLPPVSGGEDFQMMDVADKDETLREAIAACLVVCSPETRDHLLGAQTPKGDAVGPAKVAGILAAKRVPDLIPLCHPVRTTFADVTIAASGNDSIEVRATIRGRDRTGFEVEALTACSVAALTLYDFGKAEDPRIHIENLRLISKSGGKSGSVVYE, encoded by the coding sequence ATGGCCACTTTGTTGTTCTTCGCAGCGCTGCGCGACGCGGCCGGCGCGCGCTCGACGACCGTGGATGCGTCCACCGTCGGCGAAGCACTCAAGATCGCGTCGGAACGCTACGGGGACCGATTCACGAAGATCCTTGAGATCTGCACCGTAGTGCACGGCGACCAGACCGTTCCGCGCGATCGAGCGTGGTCGCTCCCGCTCGCCGAGAACGACGAGATCGCGCTGCTGCCCCCGGTGTCGGGCGGCGAGGACTTCCAAATGATGGACGTCGCAGACAAGGACGAGACCCTGCGCGAAGCAATCGCGGCGTGTCTGGTGGTGTGCTCGCCCGAAACTAGGGATCACTTGCTCGGCGCACAAACGCCGAAAGGAGATGCGGTCGGGCCGGCAAAAGTCGCAGGCATCCTCGCCGCCAAGCGCGTGCCAGACCTAATCCCGCTTTGCCACCCGGTGCGGACTACGTTCGCCGACGTGACCATCGCGGCGTCAGGAAACGACTCCATCGAGGTGCGCGCGACTATTCGAGGCCGCGACCGAACCGGCTTTGAAGTCGAGGCGCTAACGGCGTGCTCGGTCGCCGCGCTGACGCTCTACGACTTCGGAAAGGCTGAAGACCCGCGCATCCACATCGAGAACTTGCGCTTGATCTCGAAGTCGGGCGGGAAGTCGGGAAGCGTGGTGTACGAGTGA
- the glp gene encoding gephyrin-like molybdotransferase Glp, whose translation MSKRTVTPEELAHPLIPYEEAVEKILSFFGPLEPREVAVRAALGLVASEPLVADTDVPGFENSAMDGYAVIAADTHADLPVVLRLVDDLPAGTAPTRTVTTGTAAKIMTGAPIPPGADAVVPWENTEAHEDAVAVLVSTAAGKHVRPRGEDVKAGTEIFGAGTRLRAVHLGVLASLGRTQVRVHPRPRIAILSTGDELVEPGGILRPGQIFESNRAHLRGVCEENGADVIAEAMIGDEPDAIAKWLSEIAPSVDLIVTTGGASVGEHDWIRLVLEREGGLHMWRAAIKPGKPVAFGRIGNTSVLGLPGNPGSAFVTAHIFLARALRVMGGLPREPRSVRARLGEAVKGTPNRTLFTRVTLDGETATPLPRQSSVVLSNLIPADGFAIVPPGGLEAGAEVTVEMI comes from the coding sequence ATGAGCAAACGCACGGTCACCCCCGAAGAACTCGCGCACCCGCTGATTCCCTACGAGGAAGCCGTGGAGAAGATACTTTCCTTCTTCGGCCCGCTGGAACCGCGCGAGGTGGCCGTACGTGCCGCCCTCGGGCTGGTCGCGTCCGAACCACTCGTCGCGGACACGGACGTCCCCGGTTTCGAGAACTCTGCAATGGACGGCTACGCGGTGATTGCAGCCGACACGCACGCAGATCTGCCGGTCGTGCTGCGCTTGGTCGACGACCTCCCTGCCGGTACTGCTCCGACCCGAACGGTGACGACCGGAACCGCCGCCAAGATCATGACGGGGGCTCCCATACCACCCGGTGCCGACGCGGTGGTTCCGTGGGAGAACACCGAGGCGCACGAAGACGCGGTCGCGGTGCTCGTGAGCACAGCGGCGGGCAAACACGTTCGTCCGCGCGGCGAAGACGTCAAAGCCGGCACCGAGATCTTCGGTGCCGGGACGCGACTGCGCGCAGTGCACCTGGGCGTGCTGGCGTCCCTCGGGCGCACGCAAGTTCGCGTGCATCCGCGTCCGCGAATCGCGATCTTGTCCACCGGCGACGAACTCGTGGAGCCGGGCGGGATCTTGCGGCCCGGCCAGATCTTCGAGTCCAATCGCGCACACCTGCGCGGCGTCTGCGAAGAGAACGGCGCCGACGTCATCGCCGAGGCGATGATCGGAGACGAACCCGACGCGATCGCGAAGTGGCTCTCCGAGATTGCCCCGTCGGTGGACCTGATCGTGACGACCGGCGGCGCGAGCGTCGGCGAGCATGACTGGATCCGTCTGGTGCTCGAACGCGAAGGCGGGCTGCACATGTGGCGCGCGGCGATCAAGCCCGGCAAGCCGGTCGCCTTCGGACGCATCGGCAACACCTCCGTACTCGGGCTTCCCGGCAACCCGGGATCGGCCTTCGTCACGGCGCACATCTTCCTGGCGCGCGCCCTTCGGGTGATGGGAGGCCTGCCGCGCGAACCTCGCTCGGTGCGCGCGCGCCTGGGCGAAGCCGTCAAGGGAACTCCAAACCGCACGCTTTTCACACGCGTGACCCTCGACGGTGAAACGGCTACGCCACTTCCGCGCCAGTCCAGCGTGGTTTTGTCGAACCTGATCCCCGCCGACGGGTTCGCGATCGTTCCGCCGGGCGGCCTTGAGGCCGGCGCCGAGGTGACAGTGGAGATGATCTGA
- a CDS encoding molybdenum cofactor guanylyltransferase: MERIHPAGLLLTGGASRRMRRDKATIEVGGIPLAVRVARALAQVAYPVLAVGNEAETGLPVVDDPREGPLVAFVAGAAELRARGHDGPILLVACDLPLIEAALLEFVAGSLGDADVALPVLDDRDQQLCACYSQRAAVRAAELVAEGARAMRDLLDVVEVRRLGEGQWTKAAPAIVLWDVDDPEDLEAIRRSQTLGETDGRSPDR; encoded by the coding sequence GTGGAGCGAATACATCCAGCGGGTCTCCTTCTGACCGGAGGCGCGTCTCGCCGCATGCGGCGGGACAAGGCAACCATTGAGGTTGGCGGCATTCCCCTCGCCGTGCGGGTGGCGCGCGCGCTCGCGCAGGTAGCCTACCCGGTCCTCGCCGTCGGCAACGAGGCCGAAACGGGATTGCCGGTCGTAGACGATCCGCGCGAGGGGCCTCTGGTCGCCTTCGTCGCCGGGGCGGCCGAGTTGCGCGCGCGCGGGCACGACGGGCCCATCCTTCTGGTCGCCTGCGATCTCCCCCTGATTGAGGCGGCGCTGCTGGAATTCGTGGCAGGTTCGCTGGGCGATGCGGACGTCGCATTGCCGGTGCTCGATGATCGCGACCAGCAGTTGTGCGCGTGCTACTCGCAACGCGCGGCGGTGCGCGCGGCGGAGTTGGTGGCAGAGGGCGCGCGCGCGATGCGCGACTTGCTCGACGTTGTGGAAGTGCGACGTCTGGGCGAAGGGCAGTGGACGAAGGCGGCCCCGGCGATTGTTCTGTGGGACGTGGACGACCCCGAGGATCTGGAGGCTATCCGCCGATCCCAGACATTGGGCGAGACGGACGGACGAAGTCCGGATCGTTGA
- the moaA gene encoding GTP 3',8-cyclase MoaA: protein MAAPLIDSFGRVADDLRVSVTDRCNFRCTYCMPAEGVPWLPRHDILTFEEIDRLVGLFMELGARTVRLTGGEPLVRTDLADLVQMLTARGVPELALSTNGVLLAERAPELARAGLHRINVSVDSLMRHRFAEMTRRDALEQVMEGLRAAEAAGMHPIKLNCVVIRGTNDDEIIDFAKFSRTTGYEVRFIEYMPLDPEERWNRETVVPSKEVLEIVARAYPLEPIRHGPEPATMWRFADAAPGAIGVISSVTDPFCEACNRVRITSDGQLRTCLFALEETDLRALLRGGASDKDIVEAIRASVAGKWAGHKINDPDFVRPSRPMSGIGG from the coding sequence GTGGCCGCCCCGCTCATCGACTCCTTCGGACGGGTGGCCGACGATCTGCGGGTCTCGGTCACCGACCGCTGCAACTTCCGCTGCACCTACTGCATGCCGGCGGAGGGCGTTCCGTGGTTGCCGCGCCACGACATCCTGACCTTCGAAGAGATCGACCGGCTCGTCGGGCTGTTCATGGAACTGGGCGCGCGCACCGTTCGCCTGACCGGCGGCGAGCCGCTTGTGCGAACCGACTTGGCCGACCTGGTGCAGATGCTTACGGCGCGCGGCGTTCCAGAACTGGCGCTGTCCACCAACGGAGTTCTGCTGGCCGAGCGCGCACCCGAACTGGCGCGCGCCGGTTTGCACCGCATCAACGTCAGCGTGGACTCGCTCATGCGCCACCGCTTCGCCGAAATGACTCGCCGCGATGCGCTTGAACAGGTGATGGAGGGCCTGCGCGCGGCCGAAGCCGCCGGCATGCACCCGATAAAACTCAACTGCGTCGTTATCCGCGGAACCAACGACGACGAAATCATCGACTTCGCCAAGTTCTCCAGAACGACCGGCTACGAAGTGCGCTTCATCGAGTACATGCCGCTGGATCCCGAAGAGCGCTGGAATCGCGAGACCGTCGTCCCCTCGAAGGAAGTTCTCGAAATCGTCGCGCGCGCCTACCCGCTGGAGCCGATCCGGCACGGTCCCGAACCGGCAACCATGTGGCGCTTCGCGGACGCAGCACCGGGCGCGATCGGCGTGATTTCCTCGGTGACCGACCCGTTCTGCGAGGCGTGCAACCGGGTGCGCATCACTTCCGACGGTCAGCTGCGCACCTGTTTGTTCGCACTTGAGGAGACCGACCTGCGCGCGCTGCTTCGCGGCGGCGCGAGCGACAAGGACATCGTGGAAGCCATCCGTGCGAGCGTGGCGGGCAAGTGGGCCGGCCACAAAATCAACGATCCGGACTTCGTCCGTCCGTCTCGCCCAATGTCTGGGATCGGCGGATAG
- a CDS encoding aldehyde dehydrogenase family protein: MRPFLVAGEWRTGAASLPVTNPYTGETIDDVAVPQWSDVDDALSAAVRAFERTRTQSAGQRARMLARAAVAITSRRAELTEIIVREGGKPWKFASAEVDRAVSTMTFSAEEAKRLDGELVRLDTDLPGRLGIARRFPIGPVLGIAPFNFPLNLVAHKVGPALGVGNPIVVKPAPATPLSSLALAEILLEAGVGDALSVLVASNVDSERAARDDRVAMLTFTGSTAVGWHLKSVAPRKRVTLELGGNAAAIVEPDADLEHAAARIAFGGFYQAGQSCVAVQRVLVHENVAGRFMDELVAHVEALRTGDPMDPATDVGPLIDARALERVDAWVGEAIAGGARVVCGGRRVDPCYLPTVLIDVRPEMKVSCDEVFGPVVTLQTYSDFDEAISITNDSPFGLQAGLFTNDLRKVFRAHREIRVGGLIHNDVSAWRSDQMPYGGVKASGEGREGPRYAMEEMTELRLLVLSGLDL; the protein is encoded by the coding sequence ATGAGACCGTTCCTTGTTGCGGGTGAATGGCGCACCGGCGCCGCATCCCTGCCCGTCACCAACCCGTATACCGGCGAGACGATCGACGACGTCGCGGTGCCTCAGTGGAGTGATGTCGATGACGCGCTGAGCGCAGCGGTGCGCGCGTTCGAACGAACGCGGACCCAGAGCGCCGGGCAGCGCGCGCGCATGCTCGCCCGCGCGGCCGTCGCGATCACGTCTCGGCGAGCCGAGCTCACCGAGATCATCGTGCGCGAGGGCGGCAAGCCGTGGAAGTTCGCGTCCGCGGAGGTCGATCGAGCCGTATCCACGATGACCTTTTCAGCAGAGGAGGCCAAGCGGCTCGACGGGGAGCTGGTCCGCCTCGACACCGACCTCCCGGGGCGCTTGGGAATCGCGCGGCGCTTTCCCATCGGCCCTGTTCTTGGCATCGCTCCCTTCAACTTCCCCCTGAACCTGGTCGCGCACAAGGTGGGACCCGCGCTCGGCGTGGGGAATCCGATTGTGGTCAAGCCGGCTCCGGCGACTCCGCTGAGTTCGCTGGCGCTGGCCGAGATCCTCCTGGAGGCCGGCGTCGGCGATGCGCTGTCGGTTTTGGTTGCCTCCAACGTGGACTCCGAGCGTGCGGCGCGCGATGACCGTGTCGCGATGCTGACCTTCACCGGGTCTACCGCCGTCGGCTGGCATCTGAAGTCGGTCGCGCCTCGAAAGCGTGTGACGCTCGAACTTGGAGGAAACGCGGCGGCCATCGTCGAGCCCGACGCCGACCTCGAGCATGCGGCCGCGCGCATCGCCTTCGGTGGGTTCTACCAAGCCGGACAGTCTTGCGTTGCGGTGCAGCGCGTCCTCGTTCACGAGAACGTTGCCGGAAGGTTCATGGATGAGTTGGTGGCGCATGTCGAGGCATTGCGGACCGGAGACCCCATGGATCCGGCGACCGACGTCGGACCGTTGATCGACGCGCGCGCGCTTGAGCGTGTCGACGCCTGGGTCGGGGAGGCGATCGCCGGGGGCGCGCGCGTAGTCTGCGGAGGCCGTCGCGTCGATCCGTGTTACTTGCCCACGGTGCTGATCGATGTCCGTCCCGAGATGAAGGTTTCGTGCGACGAAGTGTTCGGTCCGGTGGTCACGCTGCAGACCTACTCGGACTTCGACGAGGCGATCTCCATCACCAACGATTCGCCGTTCGGACTTCAGGCGGGGTTGTTCACGAACGACCTCCGGAAGGTGTTTCGAGCGCACCGCGAAATCCGCGTCGGTGGGTTGATTCACAACGACGTGTCGGCCTGGCGCTCTGATCAGATGCCCTACGGCGGCGTAAAGGCCTCGGGCGAAGGCAGGGAAGGTCCTCGCTACGCCATGGAGGAGATGACCGAGTTGAGGCTGCTTGTCTTGTCGGGGTTGGACTTGTAG